CTCCTGCAACCGATATCAAGCGGACCGCCCGCGTGCACGACGCCCATGCCGCCACAGCCGCGGCGTTGATCGGGCCGAACGCCGTCAGCCGGCCCAGCGTCCTTGCACCATGTCACTCCTACCTGTGTCAGCGACATACCGACGGCCGTATCCAGGAGTTGCATTGGTTTCGTCGCGTCATCCGCCGGGGTTGCCTGGCTCGCTGCCGCTGATCGAGAAGCGTGATCACTACCTGGGTAAGGCGGACAAGCCGATTACGCCGCCCGCACCACGGCTGTCTTCACAGGAGGTGCCGGCGACGGTCTTCGAGGGTGTCGGTCAGCGGGCCTTTGTCGTTGCTCGCTTGCGGGGTGGGGTAAGCAGGTCGGCGATCGTGGCGATGGCGGACGGCACAAGGCGGTAGTACGCCCAAACGCCGCGCTTGTCGCGTTCGAGCAGGCCGGCCTCGGTGAGGATCCGCAGGTGGTGGCTGACGGTCGGCTGGGAGAGTCCGAGCGGCGCGGTGAGGTCAGTGACGGACGCCTCGCCCTGCGGGGCGGACTGGATCAGGCTGAGCAGTCGCAGCCGGGCCGGATCGGCGAACGCCTTGAGCACTCCCGCGAGCCGTTCGGCGTCTGCGCGGTCGATCGGCTCGCCGGCGAGGGGCGAGATGGCGGACGTAGCACTCTTCACGGTTCCCACGTCATGCATCGTTGCAGGTCACACCGTCGATCGGCTGATAAACAGGGCAGGACCACCGTGAGTTCGCGTGCGGCGCACTGCTCCCGCTATCCCCGCATGATGATCTGCGGACCGAGGGAGGTGTCGTACGGGTGGGTCTGCTCGCCCGTCTTGAGCCTGGTGCCGTCGGTGGGCTACGTGATCAGGCGGCGCGACGGACCGGGCGGAGCAAGGTGAGCGCGCGAAGGGCGTCGGCGCGGGAGATGGGCTGATCGTCGTCGGACTGCATGGTCAGGACGATCTCGATGGCTTGGCGGATCCAGGCGGTTTTGGTGACGCCGGCGTCCTTGGCGGCCGCAGTGACGGCGTCATCGAGGTCGGTCGGCATGCGCAGGGACCGCACGACCATGACCTCGGCGCCTTCTGGCGGGAGGGAGGAAAGCAGCTCCGCCTCCTGTTCCGCTGTCGTCGGCGCAGGGTCGAAGGTGAGGTCGTTTATCAGTGCGGCGGCCTCTTCCGGGGTGCGCGGCAGGTGCTGGTTGTCGCTCATCGCGTCTGCTCCCATCGAGTGAAGTCGGTACGTTCGGTGTCGCTCATGTCTCGCGCACCGATGATTGTCCAGACGAAACCGTCAACGTGGTGCACCGCCACGATCAGAGGCCGACCGTTGCGCGTGCGCGCCCACACGGTCAGCACCCGCAACCCGGTGGCGTCAGCGCCGGAACGCGGCCACCGCTGCTTGGCTTCCAAGACTTTGCGGACCTAATAGGGCTGGATGCCCGCCAAGGCCTGTAACGCCCACTCTTCCCACTCGTACGGCACCAGGCAAGTGTAATACACGCGTATTCTAGCAGCTAGGCCTACGGCTTGAGCAAAGATCACAAGGGTGACGCCGTGTGGAGAGCGTAAGTGAACGGTTCGAGCGGAGGTGCAGCAAGAAATTCGGACCCGTCGCCACCTCACCTCTGCGGTGTTCGCGGGCGGCGCCGCGATAGTCTGCAACGGATGAAGCTGTCGGCTCGAAGGTGAGGCCTGCCCGATGGGTGCCAGCTACGAACCGATGAGTCTGGCCAGGTTGGCCACCCATCTGGTATCCGCGGACACCGACCAGATTCGCTGGAAGCTCGTATGGGAGTTTCTGGAGGAGTACCGCTGGGAACCCGCCGAAACCAGGGTCGCCCTGTTGAGCGACGAGCCTGGGCTGACGGAGGATCCGCGGTGGGATGCGCTGCTCGCCGCTGTTGCGGAGCATCTGCTGGCTCAGGCGGATCTTGGTCCGCCCGCGTGGGTCGACGCCCGTGTGCTGCGCCGGGCGTGGTTCCCGGCCGAACTGGCCATCCACCGGGCCGACGCCCTGGCATGGGCCCCGGCTGCATTCCGGAAGCACGGTGTGTACCTGTCCGTTCACGACCTGGCTGCGGCGTGAGCGGGTCAGGCGGCGTCCTGATGGGGCGCGCGGAACTCGAACGCGCGTTCACTCACCTGGGCGAGCGGCTTGTCCGTCGCGGGGTCGTCGCCGACATCTTCGTCGTGGGTGGTGCCGCGATGGCGCTCGCCTACGATGCGAAACGGGTCACCAGGGACGTCAACGCGATGTTCGTCCCGCACAGTGTCGTCCTTGACGAGGCGCGTGCAGTCGCCGACGAATTGGGTCTGCCGCCGTGGTGGCTCAACGAGCAGGCCAGCGTGTATGTCTCCGGCAAGGACGACCCAGGCAGGCGGCGGGTTTTCGACCACCCAGGCCTGCGCGTGATGGCGGCCTCGCCGGAGCACATCTTCGCCATGAAGGCGCTCGCGGCGCGGACCCGCGACGTGGACGACCTTCGCACCCTGGCAGCGCTGGCCGAGGTGGCGACAGTCGATGACGCCCTACGTCTGTGCGGCGACTTCTACCTTGACGAAGTCGTTTCGCCGCGGGCCATGGGAGTCATCCGCGAACTGTTCGAGTAGGTCCAGCGCTCCCGTCGAGTGCGCAAAAGACGCCGACAATGGCCGTCTGCAAGTGGTTGGCCTGCCTGGCTGATCCTCGCCGCCTACACCCAGCTCCGCCTGGCCCGCGCCCTCGCCGCCGACCTGCGCCGGCCCTGGGAGAAACCTGCCCCACCGCAGCGTCTGTCACCCGCCCGCGTCCGCCGAAGGTTTCGGCACCTCCGCGCGAGAGTCACCTGTCCGGTCGGTGCACCCAAACCCTCCCGGCCAGGACCCGGGCGGCCACCCGGCCGCCGCAACACCCACCCCACCCAGCGCTACGACGTCCACACCGCGACCACCACGAACGCCAAGACACCGGCTGCAAAGAAGACCAGGTCTGCCAATCCCCGTCCACGCCGTACGGGTTAAAGATCAAGCTGAATGAAGAGCCGGACCTGAGGATCGTCGCCGCCGGCGCTCGGACGAGGTGATGCTCGCCGCCGGCGACTGTCCTCTCACCCGCTGCGGTTGATCACCCCACCTAGTCGGTCGGGTTGCGCCGCGCCGTGGCAGCGGTGCCCGGCGTACCAGCGGCGGCATCGCCGAAGTGCAGGAGGGTGGGTTGCGGGCTAGGGTCGGATGATGATCGAGGTAGGCGATCTGGCCAAGCACTTCCGGGTGCATCGGCGTGATCCGGGTCTGCGGGCTTCGATGCGCTCCCTCATCCGCCGCGACCACGTCACCGTACGCGCGGTGGAGCAGGTCAGCTTCACCATCGGTGAGGGCGAGGTGGTCGGCTTCCTGGGCCCCAACGGCGCCGGGAAGACCACCACGCTCAAGTGCCTCACCGGCCTGCTGCATCCGACCTCCGGCGAGGTACGCGTGCTCGGACACATCCCGCAGCGCCGGGAGCCCGCCTTCCTGCGCCGGATCTCGTTGGTGATGGGGCAGCGCAACTCGCTGTTCTGGGACCTGCCCGCAGCCGACGCCTTTGAGGTCAACCGGGCCATGTACGGCCTGGCTGAAGGCCCGTACCACTCGGCGCTCGACGAGCTGGTCCATCTACTCGACCTGGAGCCGTTGCTGGCCAAACAGGTCCGCGTGCTCAGCCTCGGCGAGCGGATGCGGTGCGAGCTGGCCGCCGCGTTGCTGCACAGGCCCGACGTGCTCCTGCTCGACGAGCCGACCCTGGGGTTGGACGTCAACGGGCAGGCCGCCATCCGGGCGTTCGTCCGCGAGTACACGGACCGCAACGGTGCGACGGTGCTGCTCACCAGCCACTACATGGGTGACGTGACAGCACTGGCGAGCCGGGTCCTGGTCATCGACGGTGGAACCCTGCGCTTCGACGGTGACCTCGCGGCACTGGTCGAGGCGCACTCGCCGCACCGGTTGCTGCGGATCACCCTCCGCGAACCCGTGCCGGTGTCGACCTGGGTCGACTTCGGGACGGTGACCGAGATCGACGGCGCGATGGTGACCCTGCAGGTACCCAGGGCAGAGACGGCCGCCGTCGCCGCCCGGCTGCTCGCCGCCCTCACCGTCGACGACGTCGGCATCGAGGACCCGCCGGTCGAGGACATCATCCGAGCGGTCTTCACCCATGCGTGACGTGCTGGCCGCCTACCCACCGCTCGTGCGCAGCGCCGCCCTGGTGGCGCTGACCTACCGCACTCGACTGGCGCTCTGGGTGCTCGCCGGCTCGTTCCCGCTGCTCACCATGGCGGTCTGGCTCACCGTCGTCGCCGAGGGCGGCCCGCCGGCCGGCTGGAGCACCGGCGACTTCCTCTCCTACTACGCCGCCGCCCTGGTGCTGTGGAACCTCTCCGGCCAGCACGTCGTCTGGGAGTGGGACAGCGACCTGCGCAGCGGCGACCTGTCGGTGCGCCTGCTGCGGCCGATACACCCTTTCCACCAGTACGTCACCAGCGACCTCGGCCACCGGCTGCTGTTCCTGGTCACGCTCCTGCCCGCACTGGCACTAGCCGCGCTGCTGGTGCCCGGCCTCGACTACCCGACCAGCCCTGTCCGCCTTGTCGCGGTGGCCGCCGCCGGCGTCCTCGCCTACGCGCTCGGGATCATGATGGCCTCCACCTTCGCGCTCCTCGGCTTCTGGAGCACCCAGGTCCGCAACGTGTGGATGCTGTGGTGGGGTCTCGGCTCGTTCGCCTCCGGCTGGGTGGCGCCGCTGCCCCTGATGCCCCACTGGCTGCGCACGGCAGCCCTCATGTTGCCGTTCCGCTCGACCATGGGCTTTCCCGCCGAACTGGCCACCGGCCGCCTCGACGCGGCGCACGCCGGCTACGGCTTCGCCGTCGGCCTCACCTGGCTGCTCGCGTTCGCGCTGCTCTACCGGGTCGGCTGGCGGCGAGGCATCCGCCGCTACCAGGCGGTCGCCGGATGAACGGCCTGACGGCGCAGGCACGCATCATCGGCATCTGCTGGCGGGCCGCGATAGCCGCCGAGCTGGAATACCGGGTCAACTTCCTCGCCACCCTCGCGGTCAGCACCTTCTGGCTGCTCTGGGCAGCCGCTGGCGCGTCCGTGTACTTCCGGTTCACCGGCACGGTCGCCGGCTGGACCCACGCGGAGGTGCTCGTCGTCATCGGCCTGTTCTTCGCCCTCAACGGCCTGCGCCAGACCGTGCTGCAACCCAACCTCGACCAGATCACCGAGTACGTGCGCCGCGGCACCCTCGACTTCCTGCTCACCAAACCCTTCGACGCGCAGCTGCTGGTCAGCCTGCGACGACTGGCCGTCGGCAACCTGCTCGACCTGCTGCTCGGGCTCGGTCTGGCCGGCGTGGGCGTCGCACTCTCCGGGCACGGACCGTCGCTGGGCGCGCTGGCGGCGTTTTTGGTCCTGCTCCTCGCCGCCATGGGACTGCTCTACGCGATGACCGTCCTGCTGATGGCCCTCGCCATGGTCACCATGGCCGGCGAGGAGCTGGCCGGCATCTCGTTCGGCGTGGTGGAGCTGGCCCGCTTTCCGGTACAGCTCTACCGCAACCCGATGCAAACCGTGCTCACCGTGGTACCCGTGGCGTTCCTGACCACGTACCCCGCGCAGGCGCTTCTCGGCCGACTCGACACCCGGTCGCTGCTCGTCGCGCCGGTTCTCGCCGGCGGGGCGCTGGTGCTGGCCCGACTGGCGTGGCTGCGGGCGTTACGGGGATACACCGGCGCCAGCGCCTAGGAGCTGTTTTGATGGTCTTCGCGCGATGCTGGAGGCGGACAGATGGCAGATCCTGCGGCCTGGGTTCACTCGGTGGCAGGCGCCAGGTGTAGCGGTTCGCCGCCTGTCTTGAGGAACATGACTGCCAGTTAAATCGCCGTCTCGGGCTGAAGTTATAGGTGCTCGGCCGGGTAGTCGGTGGGCACTCCACCGAAATCGAAGTGGAGCCCTTCGGTCGGGGCATTCGCTGTGGGTCGTGGAGGTAGCCGCCGTCGTCGGCGATGTGTACCGCGAAGGCGTGGGCGGGGTGACCGAGCCCGATATGGACGCCGGGCGGCAGGTCGTCCGGGTCGTTGGCGTCGCTGAAGAAGGCAAGACGACGGGCTCGCCGGCTGCTGGATCTCGCGGAGGAGGGCTCGTGGGTCGTTAGGGTCGGTCAACTCGACCTTGTAGTTGTCGCGCTGGTCGCCTCGGTCGTAGGTCCAGGTCACCTTCATACGGACGCCTTTCCCTTGCAGATGTAGGTGCGCCAATGGCGTACCCGCCCGTCATCGTCGCGACGTATACGGCCAGCTGCGAGCCGGCCGGCAGGAGCCGGGAGAGGATTGCCCAACTGGTCGGAGATGACGGCACCAGTAGGTGGCTGCGGGAGCGTTACCGGATGTCCCCTGCCAGCAGTTCGGATCGGCAGGGCCCGCAATTGGCGGCTAGGCTGCCACGGTGGTGAGGGCACTGGTCAGCCGTGCGACCGACCAAGGGCGCCGCTGGGCGTGTTGCTGCTCGGCTCACTGAGAAGGTCTGCTGCGGTAGACGCTTTCTCCAGGGAAGCCGTTGCCCGGCCGGCACCGTGCGGTTGCTGCGGAGCTTCTTGTGGTCTTCCTCTGCTTCGGGTGACAGCCCCTGGGTGTCACCCCTGGTGGCGTCGTTTGTCACCCCGCCGCGCTGGCTGTCACCCCCTGACGTACCCGGATGCCCGCTCAGGAGACGGTAGATCCGGGTGGCTAGGGTGGCGACCTGACGGACGGCCAGCCGGCCGAGGTGCACCAGTTTTGCCAGGGTGCGTTGCACGGTGCGAACCGAGACGCCGGCGTAGTCGGCGATCGTGGCGACGGACGGCCAGGCGTCTCCATCGCGGTTGGTGTGCGCGGCGATGGCGACCATGATGAGCCGTT
This genomic interval from Micromonospora sp. CCTCC AA 2012012 contains the following:
- a CDS encoding ABC transporter permease, which gives rise to MRDVLAAYPPLVRSAALVALTYRTRLALWVLAGSFPLLTMAVWLTVVAEGGPPAGWSTGDFLSYYAAALVLWNLSGQHVVWEWDSDLRSGDLSVRLLRPIHPFHQYVTSDLGHRLLFLVTLLPALALAALLVPGLDYPTSPVRLVAVAAAGVLAYALGIMMASTFALLGFWSTQVRNVWMLWWGLGSFASGWVAPLPLMPHWLRTAALMLPFRSTMGFPAELATGRLDAAHAGYGFAVGLTWLLAFALLYRVGWRRGIRRYQAVAG
- a CDS encoding ArsR/SmtB family transcription factor — encoded protein: MHDVGTVKSATSAISPLAGEPIDRADAERLAGVLKAFADPARLRLLSLIQSAPQGEASVTDLTAPLGLSQPTVSHHLRILTEAGLLERDKRGVWAYYRLVPSAIATIADLLTPPRKRATTKAR
- a CDS encoding ABC transporter ATP-binding protein, with product MIEVGDLAKHFRVHRRDPGLRASMRSLIRRDHVTVRAVEQVSFTIGEGEVVGFLGPNGAGKTTTLKCLTGLLHPTSGEVRVLGHIPQRREPAFLRRISLVMGQRNSLFWDLPAADAFEVNRAMYGLAEGPYHSALDELVHLLDLEPLLAKQVRVLSLGERMRCELAAALLHRPDVLLLDEPTLGLDVNGQAAIRAFVREYTDRNGATVLLTSHYMGDVTALASRVLVIDGGTLRFDGDLAALVEAHSPHRLLRITLREPVPVSTWVDFGTVTEIDGAMVTLQVPRAETAAVAARLLAALTVDDVGIEDPPVEDIIRAVFTHA
- a CDS encoding helix-turn-helix domain-containing protein, translating into MKAALLASKDLRPTERLIMVAIAAHTNRDGDAWPSVATIADYAGVSVRTVQRTLAKLVHLGRLAVRQVATLATRIYRLLSGHPGTSGGDSQRGGVTNDATRGDTQGLSPEAEEDHKKLRSNRTVPAGQRLPWRKRLPQQTFSVSRAATRPAAPLVGRTADQCPHHRGSLAANCGPCRSELLAGDIR
- a CDS encoding ABC transporter permease gives rise to the protein MNGLTAQARIIGICWRAAIAAELEYRVNFLATLAVSTFWLLWAAAGASVYFRFTGTVAGWTHAEVLVVIGLFFALNGLRQTVLQPNLDQITEYVRRGTLDFLLTKPFDAQLLVSLRRLAVGNLLDLLLGLGLAGVGVALSGHGPSLGALAAFLVLLLAAMGLLYAMTVLLMALAMVTMAGEELAGISFGVVELARFPVQLYRNPMQTVLTVVPVAFLTTYPAQALLGRLDTRSLLVAPVLAGGALVLARLAWLRALRGYTGASA